CGAGATGGTGGCGAACCCGGGGTGCGGGACGAGGACCGCGGCGTCCTGCCGCTCGAACTCCGCCATCGCGCCCTCGAAGGTGATGTAGTCGGGGACCGGGTCGGAGAGGCCGATGACGAGGAGGTGCCGGCGGTTCCCCCAGTCGCCGGTGAACACCTCGCGGGCGGGGACGACGGTCAGTTCGTCGTCGGAGTACCGCGCCGCGCGCTCGCGGACCGTGGGGAGGCGCGTGAAGTGCGGCGCGTACACGAGCGCGTCGATCCCGCGGGCCTTCGCGCGGGCGACGACCTCGTCGTCGAGCACCTTGACGTGGGCGTCGACGCGCGTTTGCGATCGGGTCACGGTCGGACGGTCGTCGCGGTCGCGCAAAGGCGTATCGTTCGACGACGACGGTGCCGCGACCGCAGGCCGCGCGGCCCGTTTGTGGGCCCGTTCGCGGAGGCGGTCGACGCCGAGCGGAGCGCCGGCGGACTTGGGAAAGCGTTAATCTCCCGGGGGCGAGAGTCGGGGTATGGCCCCTCGCTGGACGTGCGGGATCGGCGACTGCGACGCCGCCTTCGACGACGTGGAGGCGGCGATCGTCCACCAGACCAACGACCACCAGCGCCACGAGTGCAAGGTGTGCGGCACCATCGTCCCGGACGGCTACTTCGCGATCCGCCACGCGTTCGACGAGCACACCCGCGCCGAGTTCGTCCGCGCGTACGACGCCGACTCCGCGGCGGTGCGCCGCCGCGAGGAGATCAAAGGCGAGATCGAGTCCGCGGCCGACCTCCAGCGGGTCGTCGAACAGCTCGACCGCGGCGTCTG
This genomic stretch from Halorubrum hochsteinianum harbors:
- a CDS encoding DUF7565 family protein, which produces MAPRWTCGIGDCDAAFDDVEAAIVHQTNDHQRHECKVCGTIVPDGYFAIRHAFDEHTRAEFVRAYDADSAAVRRREEIKGEIESAADLQRVVEQLDRGV